GGAAAACTGCTTCATTTGTGTTGTTAAGAATCTCATTTAAGCTCAAACCGCCATCAAAGTTACTATCTTGCGCAATAGAATGATTGATAAAATCACTCAAATTATCAATAAATCCTACTTGTTCTAAGAATTTCTTTTGCATTTCTACATTGCCACCAAACTGCTCTGATACAGAAGAATAGTTCCCATTCATCAAGCTCACAAGAGTTTTGAGATTCACACCCTCCTCTAAGCTAATCTTGCCATCACCATCTGTATCACTGCTAAGATAGCCCATTTTGTAGGCTGCATCATAGTAGAATCCCTTAACATAATCACTTGCGGATTCAAGGCTTCCAAACTGCTCTGTTAGCTTTTGTGCATTTTCTTGTGTCAATGGTACACGCACCTGCTTGCCGCTTACTTCATCTGTAAATTCTACCGCAAAAGATTCTTGTGTTCCGCTTGTAGTGGAATCCTGTACCGCAGATTCTGCTTGAATTTCCAAAGGATTATAAGCAACTTTGTCTTGTTCGCTTAGATTGCTTGGAGGCACAGAAGAAGTCGTGAAAATATGCTTATCAAAAAGTCCTCCACTTGTTCTATCTGCCATTTTTTTTGTAAGTGATTCGTTTTCTATACTTTGCTCTATGATTTGTTTTGATTTTTTGGCTTCCTCTGCATCATTGCTTGTTGCTTGTTGTAAAACATTAGGAATCGCATTTTGCTGCTTGTCTAGCACATTTACAGCGGATTTGAGTGCTGCATTTTGGGTTTTTGCGCTTAGTTGGCTTTGCTTTCTTGCTTCGCTAGATTCCGAACCCTCCCCGATACTAAGCGCATTAGATTCCCCATTTTCTGCGTCTTTTAAGCTTTTTTTGAGAGATTCTACATCTACTTCTTTAGCAATTTTTGCATCTACACTACCTTGTCTTTGCAGTTGCGCTATTGCTTCCTGAATTAATCTTTGCTTCTTAAAATAATCTTCTTGACTTGAAGTAATACTCAACCGCTTATTTTCGCCAGATTTATTTTCTGGATTGAGAGCTTCTTTCATCCAATCTGAATAATTCACACCTGCTACATAAGACTGCACACCAAATTGTTTTGAATATGAATAAGACATTTTATACCTCTTTTTTAAGAAAGTCTATCCTTGACGAAACTTTAATTCCTTATTTTTAAAACTTAACCAAGCAAAAAGTATTCCAAAAGATTTTTATTTCAAAGAAGCTTGAATCCTTAAGTAAAAATTTACTCAAGGATTCTTTATGGTGTATTTTTGGGATTATTGGAATTTTCCCACAGGCAAAACAACTTTGCCAAAATGAATATTCAATACAGAAGCCCCACAGCCATAAAACGATAATAAAGCAATACCAAATTCAGAATAAGCTGCCAAGCTATGTGCAAACCCAGATAGAATATTAAAGGAATCCAAAGATAAGCCAATAAACAAAAAATCTATCAAAACAAAAATGAGAAATAAAACTTTATGTGTTCTTAACGCGCCAATCGTCATAAATAGTGTAAAAATCAAATAAGCCACAAAAGCAAATCCCAATTGTTTTGCATCAGCACTACTTACTAACTTCTCACCAAAAACTCCATTTTGTATTAACCAAGTCATTCCCATTGCATACCAAAAAAGCGCATACGCCCCAAAAGCAGTTGCTCCAAAGGTATTATTATGTTTGAAATCATTGAAACACGCAATGAGTTGTGCTGTCGCACCAAGAAAAATTGCCCAAGGAATCACCAAAGAAACTCCTAAGGTAATTCCAAGCTTGCTAGAAGAAGCAACCAATGTAATCACTGCTAAACCAAACAGACCTAATGCAGAAGGATCTGCCACTAAAACCTTTACCTCTTGAACTTCTTTCATAATATCCTCCTAATTTTAGTTAGTGTCTTTAAAGACTAACAAATTTGCTTTTTCTTGTCAATAAATAATTAAAAAAGTTAAAAATTTCAATTAACAATGTTACTAATATTCATTACAAACAGCAAAAATTTTAAAGCAAATTTGGTTTAACTTACAAGGATACTTTTTGAAGTCTTCAAGAGATTACTCCCCTACTTCGTATAAATCCGTGCTTAAATATCTCTCACCAGTATCGCAAAGGAATGTTACAATATTGGCATTTGGATATTTTTTGGCTATTTCCCTTGCCGCCCATAAATTTGCACCACTTGAGATTCCAATCAAGATTCCTTCTTGCAACGCCGCTTTACGAGATTCTGCAATCGCCCACTCCACATCTACTTTCAAAATTTCATCAATCAAATCTGTTTGCAAAATTTTTGGAACAAATCCCGCTCCAATTCCTTGAATCTTATGTGCTCCGGGCTGCCCACCACTAAGCACAGGAGAGTTAATGGGTTCTACGGCGATAATTTTAGCATTTGGATTTTTTTTCTTTAACACCTCACCTACACCGCTTAATGTCCCCCCTGTGCCCACAGCAGAAACAAGTACATCTACTTTTTCTAGCGCGTTTAAAATCTCTGATGCAGTGGTTTCACGATGGCTTTTAGGATTAGCAAAATTTTCAAATTGTTGCAAAATAAATGAATTTTCAATTTCTTTATGTAATTCTGCTGCACGATTAACTGCTCCTTTCATTCCTTGCTCTTTTGGGGTTAAAACAAGTTTTGCGCCCAATGCCGCCATTAATCTTCTACGTTCAATACTCATAGATTCTGGCATTGTAAGGATTAACTTAATACCTTTTGCTGCACAAATAGACGCAAGTCCAATTCCCGTGTTCCCGCTTGTTGGCTCAATGATTGTAGTATTTTGATGAATCGTGCCACTCTTTAACGCTTCTTCAATCATACCAAGTGCGATTCTATCTTTGACCGAACCACTAGGATTTAAAAATTCGCATTTAGCATAAATATTTGCCCCTGCCTCATTGGACAATGTGCGCATTTTCAAAAGGGGAGTTTTACCAATCACTTCTGCAATGGAATGAATCACTTTCATTTTCTATCCTTAAAAAGTAAATTTATTAAAATAATAATTCTGTAATACAGCATTAACTGAATCTCCTTTAAGGCTTACTTATCATATTTTATTATTTCATATATTTTATATTATATTAAAAATTAAAATAAAATTAAAATAATTAACGATTTTACACAATTCACTAAAAAAGATTAAAAAAAATTTATCTAAATGTGCATAATTGAATGGAAAATTTTGTATTATTAGATTTGACATTACTAACAAGGGGAACAAATGAGTTTTTTTGAAGAATATAATAAATTAGTCAATGAGCGTGCGAAACAAAATATTCCACCACTTCCATTGAGCAAAGAACAAACTTTAGAAATTATTGAATTGCTCAAAAAAGGTGAGCATACAAAAGAATTAATAGAGTTGCTCTCCCATCGCGTTAATCCCGGAGTAGATGAGGCAGCAAAAGTCAAAGCAGAATTTTTAGATTCTATTGTAGAGGGCAAAATCAATGTAGAGGGAATCTCTAAAACATCTGCGATTCAACTACTTGGCACAATGCTTGGAGGATACAATATTCAACCGCTTATCAAAGCCCTAAAATCTAGCGACAAAGATTCCGCAAAAACAGCAGCAGAGGCACTTAAGCATACTTTGCTTGTGTATGATGCTTTTAATGAAATCGTAGAGATTTCAAAAAGTAACACTTTTGCAAAGGAAGTTTTGCAATCTTGGGCAAATGCAGAGTGGTTTTTAAATAAACCCGCATTAGAAGAAAAAATCACTGCAACTGTTTTCAAAATAGATGGCGAGACAAACACGGACGACTTAAGCCCAGCAGGAGATGCCTTTACGCGTAGTGATATTCCATTGCACGCACAAGCAATGCTAAAAAGTCGCACACAAAATGCTTTTGGTAGAATCGCGGAACTCAAGAAAAAAGGACATCCGCTTGTCTATGTTGGAGATGTTGTCGGCACAGGTAGCTCAAGAAAATCTGCTTGCAATTCACTTGTGTGGCATATGGGGCGCGAAATCCCCTATATTCCCAATAAAAAAGCTGGGGGATTAGTCATTGGTGGAGTGATTGCCCCAATTTTCTTTAATACTTGTGAAGATAGTGGTTGTTTGCCAATCATCGCACCTGTAACAGAGCTAAACGAGGGAGATGTAATTGAAATTTATCCTTTCAAAGGTGAAATCCACAAAAATGGTGCTGTTGTATCTAAATTTGATTTCAAGCCCACTACTTTAGCCGATGAGATTCGCGCGGGTGGCAGAATCAATCTCATTATTGGAAGAGGACTTACTGCAAAAGCAAGAGAAGCACTAGGAATGCCAAAAGAAGAAATTTTTGCTAAACCACAAACTCCAAAGTCTAACGCAAAAGGCTTTACATTGGCACAAAAAATGGTAGGACGCGCTTGCGGAGTAGAAGGAATTTTACCCGGAACTTATTGTGAGCCACTTGTTACAACCGTTGGTAGTCAAGATACCACAGGAGCAATGACAAGAGATGAAGTGAAAGAACTTGCATCATTAGGATTTAGTGCAGATTTTGTATTACAAAGCTTCTGCCATACCGCAGCATACCCAAAACCTGCAGATGTCAAACTTCACGCTAGTTTGCCACAATTTATGAGTAGTCGCGGAGGTGTTGCATTGCGTCCCGGGGATGGAGTAATTCACTCGTGGTTGAATCGTATGGTGCTACCAGACACTGTGGGAACAGGAGGAGATTCTCACACGAGATTCCCTATTGGCATTAGTTTTCCTGCTGGAAGTGGATTAGTTGCTTTTGCCGCTGTTACAGGTTCTATGCCATTAGATATGCCTGAATCCGTACTCGTGCGCTTCAGTGGCAAACTCCAACCCGGCATTACTTTGCGTGATTTAGTCAATGCGATTCCTTATTATGCAATCAAAAAAGGCTTGCTCACGGTGGAAAAAAAGGGCAAAAAGAATATTTTTAGCGGAAAAATCTTGGAAATTGAGGGTTTGCCAGATTTAAAAGTAGAACAAGCTTTTGAATTAAGTGATGCAAGCGCAGAAAGAAGTGCGGCAGCCTGCACCGTTGCTCTCAACAAAGAGCCTATTATTGAATATCTAAAATCCAACATTACTCTTATTAATGCAATGATTCAGGCAGGCTATCAAGATGCAAAAACATTAGAACGTAGAGCAAAAAGAATGCAAGATTGGATTGACAATCCAACTCTTCTCAAAGCAGATTCCAATGCCGAATATGCTGCTGTGATTGAAATTAATCTAAACGAAATTACCGAACCAATCTTGGCTTGCCCAAATGACCCCGATGATGTTGCTACACTAAGCGAGATTCTAGCAGATTCCAAACGACCACACAAAATTGATGAAGTTTTCGTGGGAAGCTGTATGACAAACATTGGACATTATCGCGCACTAGGGGAAGTATTGAAAGACGAAGGTATGGTACCCACAACGCTTTGGGTAACACCACCTACCAAAATGGACGCAAAACAATTAGTAGATGAGGGGTATTATTCGCTCTTTGGAGCGGCAGGGGCAAGGATTGAGATTCCGGGTTGTAGTCTATGTATGGGAAATCAAGCACGCGTCCGAGATGAAGCAGTAGTTTTCTCAACTTCTACTAGAAATTTTGACAATCGTATGGGCAAAGGTGCGCAAGTCTATCTTGGAAGTGCGGAATTAGCGGCTATCTGTGCATTATTAGGCAAGATTCCAACTAAACAAGAATATCTAGATTTGATTCCTAAAAAAATAGAAGGGAAAGAATCCCAAATCTACCGCTATTTAAACTTCAATCTCATTGAAGATTACACTTTAGTTTGATTCTATTTGGAATTTAGGAACTTTCCTAGATTCCAAATTTCTTATTCTTAAAGCCAACTTTTTAAATTTATGAATATTCCGCTTTCTTATCCTAAAATCCATAAATTACAAAAGAAAATTTTTATTCTTTAATTAATATTTTCAAAAGT
This is a stretch of genomic DNA from Helicobacter ganmani. It encodes these proteins:
- the cysK gene encoding cysteine synthase A, with the protein product MKVIHSIAEVIGKTPLLKMRTLSNEAGANIYAKCEFLNPSGSVKDRIALGMIEEALKSGTIHQNTTIIEPTSGNTGIGLASICAAKGIKLILTMPESMSIERRRLMAALGAKLVLTPKEQGMKGAVNRAAELHKEIENSFILQQFENFANPKSHRETTASEILNALEKVDVLVSAVGTGGTLSGVGEVLKKKNPNAKIIAVEPINSPVLSGGQPGAHKIQGIGAGFVPKILQTDLIDEILKVDVEWAIAESRKAALQEGILIGISSGANLWAAREIAKKYPNANIVTFLCDTGERYLSTDLYEVGE
- the acnB gene encoding bifunctional aconitate hydratase 2/2-methylisocitrate dehydratase; translated protein: MSFFEEYNKLVNERAKQNIPPLPLSKEQTLEIIELLKKGEHTKELIELLSHRVNPGVDEAAKVKAEFLDSIVEGKINVEGISKTSAIQLLGTMLGGYNIQPLIKALKSSDKDSAKTAAEALKHTLLVYDAFNEIVEISKSNTFAKEVLQSWANAEWFLNKPALEEKITATVFKIDGETNTDDLSPAGDAFTRSDIPLHAQAMLKSRTQNAFGRIAELKKKGHPLVYVGDVVGTGSSRKSACNSLVWHMGREIPYIPNKKAGGLVIGGVIAPIFFNTCEDSGCLPIIAPVTELNEGDVIEIYPFKGEIHKNGAVVSKFDFKPTTLADEIRAGGRINLIIGRGLTAKAREALGMPKEEIFAKPQTPKSNAKGFTLAQKMVGRACGVEGILPGTYCEPLVTTVGSQDTTGAMTRDEVKELASLGFSADFVLQSFCHTAAYPKPADVKLHASLPQFMSSRGGVALRPGDGVIHSWLNRMVLPDTVGTGGDSHTRFPIGISFPAGSGLVAFAAVTGSMPLDMPESVLVRFSGKLQPGITLRDLVNAIPYYAIKKGLLTVEKKGKKNIFSGKILEIEGLPDLKVEQAFELSDASAERSAAACTVALNKEPIIEYLKSNITLINAMIQAGYQDAKTLERRAKRMQDWIDNPTLLKADSNAEYAAVIEINLNEITEPILACPNDPDDVATLSEILADSKRPHKIDEVFVGSCMTNIGHYRALGEVLKDEGMVPTTLWVTPPTKMDAKQLVDEGYYSLFGAAGARIEIPGCSLCMGNQARVRDEAVVFSTSTRNFDNRMGKGAQVYLGSAELAAICALLGKIPTKQEYLDLIPKKIEGKESQIYRYLNFNLIEDYTLV
- a CDS encoding acetate uptake transporter, producing the protein MKEVQEVKVLVADPSALGLFGLAVITLVASSSKLGITLGVSLVIPWAIFLGATAQLIACFNDFKHNNTFGATAFGAYALFWYAMGMTWLIQNGVFGEKLVSSADAKQLGFAFVAYLIFTLFMTIGALRTHKVLFLIFVLIDFLFIGLSLDSFNILSGFAHSLAAYSEFGIALLSFYGCGASVLNIHFGKVVLPVGKFQ